A portion of the Pseudopipra pipra isolate bDixPip1 chromosome 1, bDixPip1.hap1, whole genome shotgun sequence genome contains these proteins:
- the RPL30 gene encoding large ribosomal subunit protein eL30, with product MVAAKKTKKSLESINSRLQLVMKSGKYVLGYKQTLKMIRQGKAKLVILANNCPALRKSEIEYYAMLAKTGVHHYSGNNIELGTACGKYYRVCTLAIIDPGDSDIIRSMPEQTSEK from the exons AAAAAGTCCCTGGAGTCCATAAACTCAAGGCTTCAGCTGGTTATGAAAAGTGGCAAATACGTGCTCGGATACAAACAGACTCTGAAGATGATCCGGCAGGGCAAAGCCAAGTTGGTCATCCTCGCCAACAACTGTCCTGCTTTGAG AAAATCTGAGATTGAGTACTATGCTATGCTTGCCAAGACTGGCGTCCACCATTACAGTGGCAACAACATTGAATTGGGCACAGCATGTGGAAAATACTACAGAGTGTGCACACTGGCCATCATCGACCCAG gtgACTCTGACATCATTAGAAGCATGCCAGAACAAACCAGTGAGAAGTAA